One part of the Kiritimatiellia bacterium genome encodes these proteins:
- a CDS encoding GNAT family N-acetyltransferase → MTSPSPSTVSANPSAPTWDPDWLEKYRDRCATPEEAVQRLRPGQRIFVGTGCAQPVELVRAMAARGDLLDVEVVHLLTLGDAPYANRELAEKFRVNSFFIAANVRGIIQEGLGDYTPIFLSDIPRLFSSGRLPLDAALIQVTPPDEHGRCSLGISVDIVKSAAENARLVIAQVNPNMPRTLGNTFLHVHDLDVLVPVNSPLVEFVPPTPDETTRRIAEYVAALIDDRSTVELGIGGIPQAVADALKTKKDLGIHTEMFTDSMIDLIESGAVTGAYKTLDRGKVVASFCLGSRRLYDYIHNNPKFAFHPTEYVNDVEVIGRQYRQVAVNVALEVDLTGQVCADSLGTRFYSGIGGQLDFNRGAARSEGGKAIIALRSTAETPEGRVSRIVTRLTPGAGVVTTRGDVHYVVTEYGVAYLHGKSIQERAIALISIAHPDFRGDLLREAIEARYLRPDMKDVEGRIVVGPPQFRTTMLLEDGTQITFRPIHPTDEPRMRELFYALSQETMYYRFMTRTYHIPRREFHNFVFINHRSDVAIVATLPAAYGEEIVAVGRYYLDEKTNFAEVAFVVRDDWQNRGIGTFLLRHLETIAKRNGIAGFTAEVLKENRAMQRVFQKSQHKVTATPSEDVISFRIEFS, encoded by the coding sequence ATGACGAGCCCTTCACCCTCCACCGTCTCCGCCAACCCGTCCGCCCCCACCTGGGACCCGGATTGGCTCGAAAAATACCGCGACCGATGCGCAACGCCGGAGGAGGCCGTCCAGCGGCTGCGCCCCGGCCAGCGGATCTTCGTCGGCACCGGCTGCGCGCAGCCGGTGGAACTGGTGCGCGCGATGGCCGCGCGCGGCGACCTGCTCGACGTGGAAGTCGTGCACCTGCTCACGCTCGGCGACGCGCCTTACGCGAACCGGGAACTGGCGGAGAAGTTTCGCGTGAACAGCTTCTTCATCGCCGCAAATGTGCGCGGCATCATCCAGGAGGGCCTCGGCGACTACACGCCGATTTTTCTCTCCGACATTCCCCGGCTCTTCTCCAGTGGGCGGCTGCCACTCGACGCCGCGCTGATCCAGGTCACCCCGCCGGACGAGCACGGCCGCTGCAGCCTCGGCATCTCCGTCGACATCGTAAAAAGCGCCGCGGAGAACGCCCGGCTCGTGATCGCGCAGGTGAACCCGAACATGCCCCGCACGCTCGGCAACACCTTTCTCCACGTGCACGACCTCGACGTGCTGGTGCCGGTGAACTCGCCACTGGTGGAGTTCGTGCCGCCGACGCCGGACGAAACCACCCGCCGCATCGCCGAATACGTTGCCGCGCTGATTGACGACCGCTCCACCGTCGAGCTCGGCATCGGCGGCATTCCTCAGGCGGTCGCAGACGCCCTGAAGACGAAGAAGGACCTCGGCATCCACACCGAGATGTTCACCGACTCGATGATCGACCTCATCGAGTCGGGCGCGGTCACCGGCGCCTACAAGACGCTCGACCGCGGAAAAGTCGTCGCGAGTTTCTGCCTGGGCAGCCGGCGGCTCTACGACTACATCCACAACAACCCGAAGTTCGCGTTCCATCCCACCGAGTACGTGAACGACGTGGAAGTGATCGGACGGCAGTACCGGCAGGTCGCGGTGAACGTCGCGCTTGAGGTCGACCTCACCGGCCAGGTTTGCGCCGACTCGCTCGGCACCCGTTTCTACTCCGGCATCGGGGGTCAGCTCGATTTCAACCGCGGCGCCGCGCGCTCGGAGGGTGGCAAGGCGATCATCGCGTTGCGCTCCACCGCGGAAACGCCGGAGGGCCGCGTCTCGCGCATCGTCACCCGGCTGACGCCCGGCGCGGGCGTGGTGACGACCCGCGGCGACGTGCACTACGTGGTGACCGAGTACGGCGTCGCGTACCTCCATGGCAAGAGCATCCAGGAGCGCGCGATCGCGCTGATCTCGATCGCGCACCCCGACTTCCGCGGCGACCTGCTCCGCGAGGCGATCGAGGCGCGCTATCTGCGGCCGGACATGAAGGACGTCGAGGGGCGGATCGTCGTCGGACCGCCCCAGTTCCGCACCACGATGCTGTTGGAGGACGGCACACAGATCACGTTCCGGCCGATTCACCCCACCGACGAGCCGAGGATGCGCGAGCTGTTCTATGCGCTCTCGCAGGAGACGATGTACTACCGGTTCATGACGCGCACCTACCACATCCCGCGGCGCGAGTTCCACAACTTCGTGTTCATCAACCACCGCAGCGACGTCGCGATTGTCGCGACGCTGCCGGCCGCCTACGGCGAGGAGATCGTCGCGGTGGGCCGTTACTACCTCGACGAGAAGACCAACTTCGCCGAGGTCGCGTTCGTCGTGCGGGACGACTGGCAGAACCGCGGCATCGGCACCTTTCTGTTGCGCCACCTGGAAACGATCGCGAAGCGCAACGGCATCGCCGGCTTTACCGCGGAGGTGCTGAAGGAGAACCGCGCGATGCAGCGCGTCTTCCAGAAAAGCCAGCACAAAGTCACCGCGACACCGAGCGAAGACGTGATCAGCTTCCGGATCGAGTTTTCCTGA
- a CDS encoding sulfatase-like hydrolase/transferase, translating into MKHMRTLCPVIVAFVSSVAVAGAAERPNFLVILCDDLGWGDLACYGHPHIRTPNLDRLAREGVRLTSCYCAAPVCSPSRVGLLTGRVPDRAGVYDWIPEARTDGRPRADGRDAVHLRRGEVTLPSVLKQVGYATAMSGKWHCNSMFNRPEQPQPGDAGFDHWFATQNNATPSHENPVNFVRNGVPVGPLTGFSCRLVAREVINWLDDLRRREPARPFFAYVAFHEPHEPVASPPDLVRHYADVARNDNEAQYFANVENMDGAVGELLDALERLRVATNTLVFFSSDNGPETLNRYQAASRCYGSAGPLRGRKLWTTEGGIRVPGILRWPARVAPGRVCDEPISSLDLLPTFARLAGAVLPAGLELDGTDLTGWLAGAPLERRKPLYWAYYNAINDQRIAMRDGPWKVLARLEDANGAVVPRMENITEATVGRVRAARLGGVSVFRLPDDVGESRDLSRDLGAQRDELQRRLEQLHQEIVASMHVWPAPKAAIGAATGSRH; encoded by the coding sequence ATGAAGCACATGCGGACGTTGTGCCCGGTGATCGTCGCGTTCGTCAGCTCGGTCGCCGTCGCAGGTGCGGCGGAACGACCAAACTTTCTGGTGATCCTCTGTGACGATCTCGGCTGGGGCGACCTGGCCTGCTACGGGCACCCTCACATCCGAACTCCGAACCTCGACCGCCTCGCGCGGGAGGGCGTGCGCCTCACTAGCTGCTATTGCGCGGCGCCGGTCTGTTCGCCGTCCCGCGTCGGCCTGCTCACCGGCCGCGTGCCGGACCGGGCGGGCGTCTACGACTGGATCCCCGAGGCCCGGACGGACGGGCGGCCGCGCGCGGATGGGCGGGACGCCGTCCACCTGCGCCGCGGCGAGGTCACGCTGCCGAGCGTGCTGAAGCAGGTCGGGTATGCGACCGCGATGAGCGGCAAATGGCACTGCAACTCCATGTTCAACCGCCCCGAACAACCGCAGCCGGGCGACGCGGGCTTCGACCACTGGTTCGCGACACAGAACAACGCCACGCCCTCGCACGAAAATCCGGTGAACTTCGTTCGCAACGGTGTGCCGGTGGGGCCGCTGACCGGATTCAGTTGCCGACTCGTCGCCCGCGAGGTGATCAATTGGCTCGACGATCTGCGGCGTCGGGAGCCGGCACGCCCATTCTTTGCCTACGTCGCGTTCCATGAACCCCACGAGCCCGTCGCCTCGCCGCCCGACCTCGTGCGGCACTACGCGGACGTAGCGCGAAACGACAACGAGGCGCAGTACTTCGCCAATGTCGAAAACATGGACGGGGCGGTCGGCGAACTGCTCGACGCGCTGGAGCGCCTGCGCGTCGCGACGAACACGCTCGTATTCTTCTCCAGCGACAACGGCCCGGAGACGCTGAACCGCTATCAGGCGGCGAGCCGCTGCTACGGTTCGGCCGGGCCGCTGCGCGGCCGCAAATTGTGGACCACCGAGGGCGGCATCCGCGTACCCGGCATCCTGCGCTGGCCGGCCCGCGTCGCGCCGGGTCGGGTCTGCGACGAGCCGATCAGCTCGCTCGACCTGCTGCCGACCTTTGCGCGCCTGGCCGGCGCCGTGCTGCCCGCGGGCCTGGAACTGGATGGCACCGATCTCACGGGCTGGCTCGCCGGCGCCCCCCTCGAGCGCCGAAAACCGCTCTACTGGGCGTACTACAACGCGATCAACGACCAGCGCATCGCCATGCGGGACGGTCCGTGGAAGGTGCTCGCTCGTCTGGAGGATGCCAACGGGGCGGTGGTGCCGAGAATGGAGAACATCACCGAGGCGACGGTCGGTCGCGTTCGCGCCGCGCGACTTGGTGGAGTGTCCGTGTTTCGGCTCCCCGACGATGTTGGTGAGTCCCGCGATCTCTCGCGCGACCTCGGAGCGCAGCGCGACGAGCTGCAACGCCGGCTCGAACAGCTGCATCAGGAAATCGTCGCGTCGATGCACGTCTGGCCAGCGCCGAAAGCCGCCATCGGCGCAGCGACCGGGTCGCGGCATTGA
- a CDS encoding nucleotidyltransferase family protein encodes MMRTAVVIAGGRGERLKPLTDDRPKAMVPVGGRPLIGWILDWLREQGIRRVVIGIAWRGDRIVEFVQRGGAPGLEVRFSEHTLEGGTAEGFRLAIERHVDEADFVAMNCDEITNLSLARLEEVHRRHRPLVTMALAPFHCRFSVVDLAEDGRITGFKYGRQLPQVPVSTGIYIFNAALRPRLPERGSIEDLLFAPLAGEGRLAGCMLGPGEEWISVNDAKNIREAEDTLRRWGRLLS; translated from the coding sequence ATGATGCGGACCGCGGTGGTGATCGCGGGCGGTCGCGGTGAGCGGCTGAAACCCCTCACCGACGACCGGCCGAAGGCGATGGTGCCCGTCGGCGGGCGGCCGCTGATCGGCTGGATTCTTGACTGGCTGCGCGAGCAGGGGATCCGTCGCGTCGTGATCGGCATCGCCTGGCGGGGCGATCGGATCGTCGAGTTTGTGCAGCGCGGCGGTGCGCCGGGGCTCGAGGTCCGGTTCAGCGAGCACACGCTGGAGGGGGGCACCGCGGAGGGGTTCCGGCTCGCGATCGAGCGGCACGTGGACGAGGCGGACTTCGTCGCGATGAACTGTGATGAGATCACGAACCTGTCGCTCGCGCGACTGGAGGAGGTGCACCGGCGGCACCGGCCGCTGGTGACGATGGCGCTGGCGCCGTTTCACTGCCGGTTCAGCGTGGTGGACCTGGCGGAGGACGGTCGGATCACCGGCTTCAAGTATGGCCGGCAACTTCCGCAGGTGCCGGTCAGCACCGGCATCTACATCTTCAATGCGGCACTGCGGCCGCGGCTGCCCGAACGGGGCTCGATCGAGGATCTGCTCTTCGCGCCGCTCGCCGGCGAAGGGCGGCTGGCGGGCTGCATGCTGGGGCCGGGCGAGGAGTGGATCTCGGTGAACGACGCGAAGAACATCCGCGAGGCCGAGGACACGCTCCGGCGATGGGGACGGCTCCTCAGTTGA
- a CDS encoding class I SAM-dependent methyltransferase, translated as MNARTLAKAWEQVRLAAAAEGRSLPSLAWKIAHRGAVWAWRRARGAPAFTLGGETYRHWVHPFILDNERTVEIPIALRAVERRAGSRILEVGNVLGAYADFPHVVVDKYERAAGVVNEDIVNYRPGAPFDLILCISTLEHVGWDEVPREPGKVMRAFEAMCAMLAPGGELLVTMPLGYNPEVDGLLAADRLQFDERRFLRRVSRDNRWQEAEWAEVSSAKFGEPYPCANAIVVGRVRRPAAAEG; from the coding sequence ATGAACGCGCGGACGCTGGCGAAGGCGTGGGAACAGGTGCGGCTGGCCGCCGCCGCGGAGGGCAGGTCGTTGCCATCGCTCGCATGGAAGATCGCGCACCGCGGCGCGGTGTGGGCCTGGCGTCGCGCGCGCGGGGCGCCGGCGTTCACGCTGGGGGGAGAGACCTATCGCCACTGGGTGCACCCCTTCATCCTCGACAACGAACGAACGGTGGAGATTCCGATCGCGCTGCGCGCAGTGGAGCGGCGTGCCGGCTCGCGGATCCTCGAGGTCGGCAACGTGCTGGGCGCCTACGCGGATTTTCCGCACGTGGTGGTGGACAAGTACGAGCGCGCTGCGGGGGTGGTCAACGAGGACATCGTGAACTACCGGCCCGGGGCGCCATTCGACCTGATCCTTTGCATTTCGACGCTCGAGCACGTCGGCTGGGATGAGGTGCCCCGCGAGCCGGGCAAAGTGATGCGCGCATTCGAGGCGATGTGCGCGATGCTGGCACCGGGCGGCGAGCTGCTGGTCACGATGCCGCTGGGCTACAACCCAGAGGTGGACGGGCTGCTGGCGGCGGACCGGCTGCAGTTCGATGAACGGCGTTTTCTAAGGCGGGTCAGCCGGGACAACCGCTGGCAGGAGGCGGAGTGGGCGGAAGTGAGCAGCGCGAAGTTCGGGGAGCCGTATCCCTGTGCGAACGCGATCGTGGTCGGCCGCGTGCGCCGGCCCGCCGCGGCGGAGGGCTGA
- a CDS encoding sulfatase-like hydrolase/transferase — translation MCRAVWLATALAGVAGSQSPVPAAERPHIIFVMADDLGWAQTGYRGHPVLKTPHLDAMAAAGLRFERFYAGGPVCSPTRATVLTGRTHDRCGTLNHGHALRRQEKTIAQALAAAGYRTAHFGKWHLNGLAGPGVPVLASDEYHPGVFGFEEWVSSSNYFDRDPLLGRRGTVEQFQGDSSEVIVAEAIRYLREQVGTGRPLFLVIWYGSPHSPWRASPPDRAAFASLGPDSAEHHGEIVAMDRSLGALRAALRELRIAENTLLVFCSDNGGLPKIRPDTVGGLRGHKGTLYEGGIRVPGIIEWPAVIRPRVTKFPACTMDLFPTVADILGLAPEVFIQPIDGISLRPLFERELPSRSRPIGFRYQRQAAWIADRWKLVVPKFPDGPAELYDLETDPAESRDLSAEQPAIAERMKVELLQWLASVEASFAGRDYPQRQLERPDPPRTMWWNSPLYQPYLEAWRARWEYAKVLATPRRGPREDEPP, via the coding sequence ATGTGCCGGGCAGTCTGGCTGGCGACAGCGCTGGCGGGTGTTGCCGGATCGCAGAGTCCGGTACCCGCGGCCGAACGTCCCCACATCATCTTCGTGATGGCCGACGATCTCGGCTGGGCACAGACCGGCTATCGGGGCCATCCGGTCTTGAAGACCCCCCACCTCGACGCCATGGCGGCCGCCGGGCTGCGGTTCGAACGCTTCTACGCAGGTGGTCCCGTCTGTTCCCCCACCCGCGCCACAGTGCTGACCGGCCGCACCCACGACCGCTGCGGAACGTTGAACCACGGCCATGCGCTGCGGCGCCAGGAGAAAACGATCGCACAGGCGCTGGCTGCGGCCGGCTACCGCACCGCCCACTTCGGCAAGTGGCACCTCAACGGTTTGGCCGGTCCCGGCGTGCCGGTGCTCGCCAGCGATGAATACCATCCGGGCGTCTTCGGTTTCGAGGAGTGGGTGTCGTCCTCGAACTACTTCGACCGCGACCCGCTGCTCGGCCGTCGCGGAACGGTCGAGCAGTTTCAGGGGGACTCCTCAGAAGTGATCGTCGCGGAAGCGATCCGCTACCTTCGCGAGCAGGTCGGCACCGGCCGTCCGCTGTTTCTGGTGATCTGGTACGGCTCGCCGCACAGCCCCTGGCGCGCCTCGCCGCCGGACCGCGCCGCGTTTGCATCGCTTGGGCCGGACTCGGCCGAGCACCACGGCGAGATCGTCGCGATGGACCGCAGCCTCGGTGCGCTGCGCGCCGCGCTCCGCGAACTGCGGATCGCGGAGAATACGCTGCTGGTGTTCTGCAGCGACAATGGAGGCCTGCCGAAGATCCGGCCCGACACCGTCGGCGGATTGCGCGGGCACAAGGGCACGCTGTACGAGGGCGGTATCCGCGTGCCGGGCATCATCGAGTGGCCGGCGGTGATCCGGCCACGCGTCACGAAGTTCCCCGCCTGCACGATGGATCTGTTCCCCACCGTCGCCGACATCCTCGGGCTGGCGCCGGAGGTGTTCATTCAACCCATCGACGGCATCAGCCTCCGACCGCTGTTTGAGCGCGAGCTCCCCTCCCGTTCCCGCCCGATCGGCTTCCGCTATCAGCGCCAGGCCGCCTGGATCGCGGACCGATGGAAGCTCGTGGTGCCGAAGTTTCCAGACGGGCCCGCCGAGCTCTACGACCTGGAGACGGATCCGGCGGAGAGCCGCGATCTCAGCGCTGAGCAGCCGGCGATCGCGGAGCGGATGAAGGTGGAGCTGCTGCAGTGGCTGGCCAGCGTCGAGGCGAGCTTTGCCGGCCGCGACTACCCCCAGCGGCAGCTCGAGCGCCCCGATCCACCGCGGACGATGTGGTGGAACTCGCCACTCTACCAGCCCTATCTCGAGGCGTGGCGCGCGCGCTGGGAATACGCGAAGGTGCTCGCCACACCGCGCCGCGGTCCGCGCGAGGATGAACCGCCGTGA
- a CDS encoding DUF6485 family protein, whose protein sequence is MECRTSANRRNCNCTYEPCSRKGVCCECLRAHLAARELPACCFPPDAERTWDRSFEAFARLVRDGRV, encoded by the coding sequence ATGGAATGCCGGACCAGTGCGAACCGACGCAACTGCAACTGCACGTATGAACCCTGTTCGCGTAAGGGCGTCTGTTGCGAATGTCTGCGCGCCCATTTGGCGGCGCGGGAGCTGCCGGCGTGTTGTTTTCCGCCCGATGCGGAGCGGACGTGGGACCGGAGCTTTGAGGCGTTTGCGCGGCTGGTGAGGGACGGACGTGTGTGA
- a CDS encoding arylsulfatase produces the protein MTAAPSTPRVRALVILALLVCGAAVSSPPNFVLIVADDLGFSDPGFMGGEIETPVLDALAAGGLRFVQFYNSARCCPTRAALLTGLHPHQTGIGWMTIASEEPAAPDEPPAYQGFLNDRCVTIAEVLRAHGYTTLMTGKWHLGRHRRDVWPLQRGFDRFYGCLDGALRYFQPEHPRGIMLDNDPVAHPHSTTEREFYTTDAFTDWAIRFLREGPLRTSQPFFLYLAYTAPHWPLQAFEDLIAKYWDRYRLGWDHVREERWRRQQAAGLWPPGTRSPPRPAEIPAWDSLPADRRDEMALKMAVYAAMVDRMDWNIGRLVECLKTSGVYSNTVILFMSDNGACAEGGMFGRGEFRDVTKRNREFANAYGEAWAWACNTPLRLYKRYLHEGGSASPFVVHWPAGLRPQAEWCREPASVLYILPTLLDLAGAVYPRERRGVPLPPPEGISLRPLLEGRPLQRVARIAFEHEGNASLRDGVWKLVGRDLVQPAGLAAERWELYRIGEDPTETLDLARAEPERLRAMHALWMDWAHRVGVWPKGDRGPLPSRVPHAPQVAGRTLGVDLEVESPAPRGVVLSHGGTNLGWAVYFDAESRPCFAVRHRGRLHELRADRPVRGHLSVRAELTATTLTLRVQGTTAATAPSPGPLPAEPAAGLHVGEGPQPIGSYVPPFRFRGWVHRWDVVAEPAPGTAPSR, from the coding sequence TTGACCGCCGCACCGTCCACCCCGCGTGTGCGCGCGCTGGTGATCCTCGCGTTGCTGGTGTGCGGCGCCGCGGTCAGCTCGCCGCCGAACTTCGTGCTGATCGTCGCCGACGACCTCGGTTTCTCGGACCCCGGCTTCATGGGCGGAGAGATCGAGACACCTGTCCTCGATGCGCTGGCCGCCGGGGGCCTCCGGTTCGTGCAGTTCTATAACAGCGCCCGCTGCTGTCCCACCCGTGCCGCGCTACTCACCGGGCTGCACCCCCATCAGACCGGCATCGGCTGGATGACCATCGCCTCGGAGGAGCCGGCCGCGCCGGATGAACCACCCGCCTACCAGGGTTTCCTGAACGACCGCTGTGTGACGATCGCGGAAGTGCTCCGCGCGCACGGATACACGACGCTGATGACCGGCAAATGGCACCTGGGGAGGCATCGCCGCGATGTCTGGCCGTTGCAGCGCGGCTTCGATCGCTTCTACGGTTGCCTGGACGGCGCGCTGCGCTACTTCCAGCCGGAGCATCCGCGCGGCATCATGCTGGACAACGATCCCGTCGCTCATCCGCACAGCACGACCGAGCGCGAGTTCTACACCACCGACGCGTTCACCGACTGGGCGATCCGCTTCCTTCGCGAGGGCCCGCTTCGCACCTCGCAGCCGTTTTTCCTGTATCTGGCCTACACCGCGCCCCACTGGCCGCTGCAGGCGTTCGAGGATCTCATCGCAAAATATTGGGACCGCTACCGGCTCGGCTGGGATCACGTGCGCGAGGAGCGCTGGCGCCGGCAGCAGGCGGCGGGGCTGTGGCCGCCCGGCACCCGTTCGCCGCCGCGCCCGGCCGAGATCCCCGCCTGGGATAGCCTTCCGGCCGACCGCCGGGACGAGATGGCGCTGAAGATGGCAGTTTATGCGGCGATGGTGGACCGGATGGACTGGAACATCGGGCGGCTGGTCGAGTGCTTGAAAACGTCCGGTGTCTACTCGAACACGGTGATTCTCTTCATGTCCGACAACGGCGCCTGTGCCGAGGGTGGCATGTTTGGCCGCGGCGAGTTCCGCGACGTCACGAAGCGCAACCGGGAGTTTGCCAACGCCTATGGCGAGGCGTGGGCGTGGGCCTGCAATACCCCGCTCCGACTCTACAAGCGCTATCTGCACGAGGGCGGGAGCGCCTCACCGTTTGTCGTGCACTGGCCCGCCGGCCTCCGACCGCAGGCGGAATGGTGCCGCGAACCGGCCAGCGTGCTTTACATCCTGCCGACGCTGCTGGACCTGGCCGGCGCGGTATACCCGCGCGAACGTCGCGGCGTGCCGCTGCCCCCGCCGGAGGGCATTTCGCTGCGGCCGCTGCTGGAGGGCCGTCCGCTTCAGCGGGTGGCGCGGATCGCGTTCGAACATGAAGGCAATGCCTCGCTCCGCGACGGCGTCTGGAAGCTTGTCGGCCGCGACCTGGTGCAGCCGGCGGGCTTGGCGGCGGAACGCTGGGAGCTGTACCGCATCGGCGAGGACCCGACGGAGACGCTGGACCTCGCCCGCGCGGAACCGGAGCGGCTGCGCGCGATGCACGCCCTGTGGATGGACTGGGCGCACCGGGTGGGGGTCTGGCCCAAGGGCGATCGCGGCCCGCTCCCCTCCCGCGTGCCGCACGCACCGCAAGTCGCCGGCCGGACGCTGGGGGTGGACCTCGAGGTCGAATCCCCCGCACCTCGCGGCGTGGTGCTCTCGCACGGCGGCACCAATCTCGGCTGGGCCGTGTACTTCGATGCGGAGTCCCGCCCATGCTTTGCGGTCCGTCATCGCGGCCGGCTTCACGAGCTTCGAGCAGACCGCCCGGTGCGCGGACACCTGAGCGTTCGCGCGGAGCTGACCGCAACCACGCTGACCCTTCGCGTCCAGGGGACCACCGCCGCCACAGCGCCCTCGCCCGGTCCCTTGCCCGCGGAGCCGGCCGCCGGTCTGCACGTGGGCGAAGGGCCGCAACCGATCGGTTCCTACGTTCCGCCGTTCCGTTTTCGCGGCTGGGTTCACCGCTGGGACGTTGTGGCCGAGCCGGCCCCCGGCACCGCCCCCTCGCGCTGA
- a CDS encoding acetate--CoA ligase family protein → MLDALFSPKSVAVVGASKSPEKVGNRILANLIQCGFPGPVVPINPTATEILGRRCYPSLREYGQAVDLAVIVVPKSAVMAAVDDCLAAGVQALIVITAGFKETGPDGLQEERELVRRCRARGVRLVGPNCLGLLNTERQLNASFAGIWPARGHISFMSQSGALMSAILDYAALHRLGISKMISLGNKADVDENDLLEALAADPDTNVIVGYLESIMDGDKFIRAAEGAASRKPVIVFKSGVTQAGVRAASSHTGSLAGADIAYGAAFRRAGVIRAETFEQMIDYAMAFTMQPLPAGPRVAVVTNAGGPGIMAADAVEQIGLSMSPLADETRAALRPHLPEAASVANPIDVLGDADPARYEIAVRTALADPTVDAVLVLLTPQAVTRVRETADAVVRAADRSKPVLASFMGGQDVAAAVEVFMRQGVPHYPSPERAVAALWAMRQYAQWRARPPRVVARFPVNRRRAERIINRQLRMNQLQVGEVAAKEILRAYEFDVPPGFHALTREEAVEAAERIGFPVAMKIVSPDIIHKSDIGGVRLNLDSADAVRDAFDLMMLRIRQRVPEARLDGVYVEKMCPRGREVILGMTRDPQFGPMLMFGLGGIFVEVLKDVTFHIAPITRDEARQMLEGTRSYALLRGVRGQARVDVDAIAEGLQRISQLVTDFPEIREMDINPFIVGPVGGVSVAADARFTLQPRS, encoded by the coding sequence ATGCTCGATGCGTTGTTCTCGCCGAAGTCGGTGGCGGTCGTCGGCGCGTCCAAATCACCGGAGAAGGTCGGCAACCGGATTCTCGCGAATCTGATTCAGTGTGGTTTCCCCGGGCCAGTGGTGCCGATTAATCCGACCGCGACGGAGATCCTCGGCCGGCGCTGCTACCCCAGCCTGCGCGAGTACGGGCAGGCGGTGGACTTGGCGGTGATCGTCGTACCGAAAAGCGCGGTGATGGCCGCGGTGGACGACTGTCTGGCCGCGGGGGTGCAGGCGCTCATTGTGATCACCGCCGGCTTCAAGGAAACCGGTCCGGATGGCCTGCAGGAGGAACGGGAACTGGTGCGGCGCTGCCGCGCTCGCGGCGTACGCCTCGTCGGCCCAAACTGTCTGGGGCTGCTGAACACCGAGCGGCAGCTCAACGCGTCGTTCGCGGGCATCTGGCCCGCGCGCGGTCACATCTCCTTCATGTCGCAGTCTGGCGCGCTGATGTCCGCGATCCTCGACTACGCGGCGCTGCACCGGCTGGGCATCTCGAAAATGATCAGCCTGGGCAACAAGGCGGACGTGGACGAGAACGACCTACTGGAGGCGCTCGCCGCCGATCCGGACACGAACGTGATCGTCGGCTACCTCGAGAGCATCATGGATGGCGACAAGTTCATCCGTGCGGCCGAGGGTGCGGCGTCCCGCAAGCCGGTGATCGTGTTCAAGTCCGGCGTCACCCAGGCCGGCGTGCGCGCGGCCTCCTCCCACACCGGCAGCCTCGCGGGCGCGGACATCGCCTACGGCGCGGCGTTCCGTCGCGCGGGGGTGATCCGTGCCGAGACATTCGAGCAGATGATCGACTACGCGATGGCGTTCACGATGCAGCCGCTGCCCGCCGGCCCGCGGGTTGCGGTCGTCACGAACGCTGGCGGTCCCGGTATCATGGCCGCGGACGCGGTCGAGCAGATCGGGCTGTCCATGAGTCCGCTCGCGGACGAGACGCGCGCGGCGTTGCGGCCGCACCTGCCCGAAGCGGCAAGCGTTGCGAACCCGATCGACGTGCTCGGCGATGCGGACCCCGCACGCTATGAGATCGCGGTCCGCACGGCGCTCGCGGACCCGACCGTGGACGCGGTGCTGGTGCTGCTCACGCCGCAGGCGGTCACGCGCGTGCGCGAGACGGCCGACGCAGTCGTCCGCGCCGCGGACCGGAGTAAGCCTGTGCTCGCCTCCTTCATGGGCGGCCAGGACGTCGCCGCCGCCGTCGAGGTGTTCATGCGGCAGGGCGTCCCCCACTACCCATCGCCCGAGCGCGCGGTCGCGGCGCTGTGGGCGATGCGCCAGTACGCACAGTGGCGCGCGCGGCCGCCCCGGGTGGTTGCCCGCTTCCCCGTCAACCGCCGCCGCGCGGAGCGCATCATCAACCGCCAGCTCCGGATGAACCAGCTGCAGGTCGGCGAGGTCGCCGCAAAGGAGATCCTGCGCGCCTACGAGTTCGACGTGCCGCCCGGCTTCCACGCGCTCACGCGCGAGGAGGCGGTCGAGGCGGCGGAGCGAATCGGCTTCCCGGTCGCGATGAAAATCGTCTCGCCGGACATCATCCACAAGTCCGACATCGGCGGCGTGCGGCTGAACCTTGACTCCGCCGATGCGGTGCGGGACGCGTTCGACCTCATGATGCTGCGGATCCGCCAGCGCGTACCGGAGGCTCGGCTGGACGGCGTGTACGTCGAAAAGATGTGCCCGCGTGGTCGCGAGGTGATCCTCGGCATGACGCGCGACCCCCAGTTTGGCCCGATGCTGATGTTCGGGCTCGGCGGCATCTTTGTGGAAGTGCTGAAGGACGTCACCTTCCACATCGCGCCGATTACGCGCGATGAGGCTCGCCAGATGCTCGAGGGCACCCGCTCGTACGCGCTGCTGCGCGGCGTGCGCGGCCAGGCCCGCGTGGACGTGGACGCGATCGCGGAAGGCCTTCAGCGCATCAGCCAGCTCGTCACTGACTTCCCGGAAATCCGCGAAATGGACATCAACCCGTTCATTGTCGGGCCGGTCGGCGGTGTTTCGGTCGCCGCGGACGCCCGCTTCACCCTTCAACCCCGTTCCTGA